The following proteins are co-located in the Vigna unguiculata cultivar IT97K-499-35 chromosome 9, ASM411807v1, whole genome shotgun sequence genome:
- the LOC114162287 gene encoding WAT1-related protein At5g64700-like, with amino-acid sequence MKGNNPYLVVILIQAIYAAMFLLSKAAFDHGMNNFIFVFYRQAIATIFLTPFTFFFEWKTAPPMPFSTFCKIFFLSFFGITLSLDVYGIGLIYTSATLAAATTNCLPAITFFLALLLRIESLKIKTTSGIAKSIGIVACLGGAATLAFYKGPSLKFLSHFHLLDYHKGLQHQGHAQSGAWIKGCFIMLLSNTFFGLWLVLQAFIIKGYPSKLLFTTIQCFLSSIQSLVIALAVERDFEQWKLGWNIRLVAVIYCGIMVTGVTYYLQTWVIEKKGPVFLAMSTPLALIITILASATIFGEIISLGSVLGGFVLILGLYSVLWGKSREHMPKGTQDVEQQASAK; translated from the exons atgaaAGGAAACAATCCATATTTGGTTGTGATTCTTATACAAGCCATTTATGCTGCCATGTTTCTTCTCTCAAAAGCTGCATTCGATCATGGCATGAACAATTTCATCTTCGTCTTCTATAGACAGGCCATAGCAACCATCTTTTTGACCCCTTTCACTTTCTTCTTCGAATG GAAAACAGCACCTCCTATGCCCTTTTCCACCTTCTGCAagattttcttcctttctttctttgg GATCACTTTAAGCTTGGACGTATATGGTATCGGGCTTATTTACACCTCAGCAACTTTAGCTGCTGCTACCACAAACTGTCTTCCAGCTATCACCTTCTTCTTGGCACTCCTACTAAG GATTGAGAGTCTGAAAATAAAGACCACCTCAGGGATTGCTAAGTCCATAGGCATTGTGGCATGTTTGGGTGGTGCAGCAACCCTTGCCTTTTACAAAGGTCCTTCCTTAAaattcttaagtcattttcacCTTTTGGATTATCACAAAGGCCTACAACATCAAGGTCATGCTCAATCGGGTGCATGGATAAAGGGTTGTTTCATCATGCTCCTCTCCAACACTTTTTTCGGGCTATGGCTTGTACTGCAG GCTTTTATCATAAAAGGGTACCCTTCAAAGCTACTCTTCACAACTATTCAGTGTTTCTTAAGCTCAATTCAGTCTTTGGTCATTGCCTTGGCCGTAGAAAGGGACTTTGAGCAATGGAAGTTGGGTTGGAATATCAGACTCGTGGCAGTAATATACTGT GGAATTATGGTGACGGGTGTGACATATTACTTACAAACATGGGTGATAGAGAAAAAAGGACCTGTGTTTCTAGCCATGTCAACACCACTGGCTCTTATCATTACAATTTTGGCCTCTGCAACTATCTTTGGAGAGATTATCAGTTTGGGAAG TGTTCTTGGAGGATTCGTGTTGATTCTTGGACTGTACAGCGTGTTGTGGGGAAAGAGTAGGGAACATATGCCAAAAGGCACACAAGACGTGGAACAACAGGCATCTGCAAAATGA